tttactatgtatttatgcaaatatactgtatttactgttcctttaagtgaataCTATATAAACAaggagtcagatttgcccatgctcagtagagacagAATGCAACCAAACTTGCCAACATGTCAGCTCTCTTAATTCCCCGAGGGCAGTGTCTTCATTGAGaacttctaagtgctcattttgcaagaaaaccaaGTTATTTGTTGctggtttttttttacacaatccgtttctttttatatttaacctatttgtttttattaaaggagcactgtttaatatcggcttcctaactgggattgcgGACTGGAGGGCGTACCTAGTGTCACAGGCattcccccctgacccaatcctatcattgaaatcacgcgatcgcatgTACGATCGcgttatttaaattttttacttatttgttttccAATGTAACAAATAAGTACAGACAGGAAGGGGTTAAGCCATACAATGCCTTTAAATTCACATGTgcgcatttatttttttattaaagcttATAAACAGAATCAAAGAACAACACACAATTCTTGTTATAATttaattatgtacagtatatgttacaCATCCACAGGCCGGGTGAACAGTTGTGCGTGCAAATGGAGCAGAGCCAAGTATCTCAGCAGCCAATATACTAACCTAACTCCTACACGGTTGGTACACAGAGGTAATGCAAGAACTACCTTGTACAATGGAAGTGGGAGGTTTTATGGCTgacaaaatgactataaatagaAATGGGATATAAGGACCAAGTCTAGAATAACAGCCGTTTGTATCGTAAAAGAATCCTACACCTCTCTTAGTAAATACTCTTGTATTGTTAAATAGGGCAGCAATATTagaagagaaattatagtgcagaaatgtttttctattaaagggacataatactcatatgttgaagcacttgaaactgatgcagtataactgtaaaaagctgacaggaaaatatcacctgagcatctctatgtaaaaaaggaagatattttacctcacaatttcttcatctCACCAGAGTTAAGTGCTGAGTAAACAGTTATATGTCAGCTACTGCCCAGCTTGCAAGTTGGGGGGGACAAAAATAGCTcaacagcagtgctgaggtcatgctttgttttttgtgatcttgtgagttttcatagtaaacttccttgaactaaataggaaaataacatgactgtgcctgcacatgccagatacacgttaccttgcaagtcctgggactagcatcctgattggctgcttaaagtctctttacagtggggtgtgaatacttaggaaattttgaggtaaaatatcttccttttttacatagagatgtttaggtgatattttctagtcagcttttttacagctatgctgcatcactttcaagtgcttcaacatttgggcatcatatccctttaatagactttACATAAATAATTCCCGAATACTTTAGTTTAAAAATCTGCTTCTTTGTGTCAAATATAGGCTCCAAAGTGTGTCATTCCCATGTCGAGTTTCGTCCTATTACCTTAAACACTCTGACAAAAGAACTGTGCATGCGCAAAATCCCCAGCAATCCTGACGCATGCGTACAGGGTAAAAGGCATGCACATTACTTAACTGCACAGGACATGACAATGCCACACTTTTAAGAGGCCAAATGTTACCAATGTACACAGCAATTTATATTAATTTAGGTGGAGTTTACTGAAGGAAACATGTCTCCACTATAACCAATTGTATATGAAGGATGTACGTTGTGTTCCCATAAGTTAAACGCTCACAAGTGCCACACACAGAGGATAAGGAAGCGGCATTCTTATAAATATTCATTAGGTAACTCTTTAAAGAACCGAACGGATAACTCATGTGCCACAAATTAAAGAACTTGTCTGAACAACTGGGTGCTTGGAGGAACTAATCCAATATTAGAAATACACCAATATAAGGGTAGGTGGTGCCTTTATCAGAGCTTATGTGAGGCTTTAGGGGAGGAAAGGAAATTTAGAGCAGGACGGTCTTCTCCAAAACCAATCGCTACAAGGGCGGCAGTTAGTAGCGTCTTCTTGGGTAGAGTGAGGGGATCAGATGGCATCACCTGCAGGGGAGAACAGAGTAGTGGGGACGAGTtaggatacatatatacacacatacacacacacactatatgcacaATGACTCACCCGCTCCATTTTATGTAGACTTATGCGACCGTCCGAAGCCAGATAGAATGTTGAATGCACATCGTAAATTCTGTAAGGAAATTTCACAGTATTATTTAAATAGAGTAAAAATGATAGATCGATGATGCATGTGGCAGCACTCAATATTGCTTTACTCACTTGTACAGCTCAGTCTTGTCAGTCTGGTAGAAATGGAAGAGAAGAGTGTGTAAGGGAAGGCCAGAAACTGACCAACGAGCCTGAACACTGCAAGTCTCGGGATGGCAGGTCAACTTCAGGACCGATAGGCGTGAATTGGAAAAGTAACTCATGaaaaggaaccgggagatggtcaGGAGCAGCTGGTAGAGCACAAGGCCACTGTGGGAGAAAGATAATGTCAGAAACTGGTATCAAGACCAAAAGAGAAGAAAATATGAGGAGGAAACACATCAAGGGAGTGAtgtcatgagagagagagagagagagagagagagagagagagaaagagagagagaaaaagagagaaagaaagagagagagagaaagagagagaaagagagagaaagagagagaaagagagagaaagagagagaaagagagagaaagagagagaaagagagagaaagagagagaaagagagagaaagagagagaaagagagagaaagagagagaaagagagagagagaaagagagagagagagagagaaagagagagagagagagagagagaaagagagagagaaagaaagagagagagagagagaaagagaaagagagagaaagagagagagaaagagagagaaagagagagaaagagagagaaagagagagagagagagagagagagagaaagagagagagagagagaaagagagaaagagagagagagagagagagagagagagagagagagagaaagagagagagaaagagagagagaaagagagagagaaagagagagagaaagagagagagaaagagagagagaaagagagagagaaagagagagagagagaaagagagagagagagagaaagagagagagagaaagagagagagagaaagagagagagagagagagagagagaaagagagagagagagagaaagagagagagagagaaagaaagagagagagaaagagagagagagaaagaaagagagagagagaaagaaagagagagagagaaagaaagagagagagagaaagaaagagagagagagagagaaagaaagagaaagagagaaagagagagagagagagagaaagaaagagagagagagagagagaaagagagagagagaaagagagagagaaagagagagagagagagagaaagagagagagagaaagagagaaagagagagaaagagagagagaatgagagagagaaagagagagaaagagagagaaagagagagagagaaagagagagagagagagagagaaagagagagagagagagagaaagagagagagagagagagagaaagagagagagagagagagagagaaagagagagagagagaaagagagagagagagagagagaaagagagagagaaagaaagagagagagaaagagagagagagagaaagagagagagaaagagagagagagaaagagagagagagagagaaagagagagagagagagagaaagagagagagagagagagaaagagagagagagagaaagagagagagagaaagagagaaagagagagagagaaagagagagagagagagagagagaaagagagagagagaaagagagagagagagaaagagagagagagaaagagagagagagagagagagagagagagagagagagagagagaaagagagagagagacacagacaggagGAGCgatgtcgagagagagagagacaaagagagagagacaaagaaagagagagagagagacagggggagcaaagagagagagacagggggagcaaagagagagagagagaaagagagagagaaagagagagagaaagagagagagagagaaagagagagagagaaagagagagagagagagagaaagagagagagagagagagagagagagagaaagagagagagagagagaaaaagagagagagagagaaagagagagaaagagagagagagagaaagagagagaaagagagagagagaaagagagagagagagagaaagagagagagagagagaaagagagagagagagaaagagagagagaaagagagagaaagagagagaaagagagagaaagagagagaaagagagagagaaagagagagagaaagagagagagaaagagagagagagagagagagagagagagagagagagagagaaagaaagagagaaagaaagagagaaagagagagaaagagagagagagagagagagagagagagagagaaagagagagagagaaagagagagaaagagagagagagagaaagagagagaaagagagagagagagagaaagagagagagagagaaagagagagagagagaa
The nucleotide sequence above comes from Bombina bombina isolate aBomBom1 chromosome 7, aBomBom1.pri, whole genome shotgun sequence. Encoded proteins:
- the C7H6orf136 gene encoding uncharacterized protein C6orf136 homolog, with the protein product MPSCFRLQLPNFFLKNMDYSIYRKDVEFVNSILHIRTRGLVLYQLLLTISRFLFMSYFSNSRLSVLKLTCHPETCSVQARWSVSGLPLHTLLFHFYQTDKTELYKIYDVHSTFYLASDGRISLHKMERVMPSDPLTLPKKTLLTAALVAIGFGEDRPALNFLSSPKASHKL